A genomic window from Terrisporobacter glycolicus ATCC 14880 = DSM 1288 includes:
- a CDS encoding VOC family protein, translating into MINKIGKITIYVNNQEEAKEFWTKKMNFVIKLEQPMGPNMTWLEVGPSEDEFTSFVIYEKQLMLTQKPDEIVSHPNIILSTNDIETTYNELKSKDVNVGKLMIMPYGKMFNFADQDKNEYLVREDKY; encoded by the coding sequence ATGATAAATAAAATAGGGAAAATAACAATTTACGTAAACAATCAAGAAGAAGCTAAAGAGTTTTGGACTAAAAAAATGAACTTTGTTATAAAATTAGAACAACCAATGGGTCCAAATATGACGTGGTTAGAAGTTGGACCTAGTGAAGACGAGTTTACGTCTTTTGTAATATACGAAAAACAATTAATGTTAACTCAAAAACCGGATGAGATTGTATCTCACCCAAACATAATATTAAGTACAAATGATATAGAAACTACTTATAATGAATTAAAATCAAAAGATGTTAATGTAGGAAAATTAATGATAATGCCATATGGAAAAATGTTTAATTTTGCAGATCAAGATAAAAATGAGTACTTAGTTAGAGAAGATAAATATTAA
- a CDS encoding YdeI/OmpD-associated family protein produces the protein MIYKFEAVIRKVPDKDAAFIEIPFDVEKEFEAKRVKVKVKFDDIDYRGSIVRMGQECYMIGITKDIRNQMGKGPGDSIFVQVEKDEEIREIGLPEDFKNELYQNEEALKFYNSLSYSTKRKYFQWITSAKKEETRRKRIADAILKLETNTKL, from the coding sequence ATGATTTATAAGTTTGAAGCTGTAATAAGAAAAGTACCAGATAAAGATGCAGCCTTTATTGAAATTCCATTTGATGTGGAAAAAGAATTTGAAGCAAAGAGGGTTAAGGTAAAAGTTAAGTTTGATGACATAGACTATAGAGGTTCTATCGTAAGAATGGGACAAGAATGTTATATGATAGGCATAACTAAAGACATAAGAAATCAAATGGGAAAAGGTCCTGGAGATAGTATATTTGTTCAAGTTGAAAAAGATGAGGAAATTCGTGAAATTGGACTGCCAGAAGATTTTAAAAATGAATTATATCAAAATGAAGAAGCATTAAAGTTTTATAACAGCTTATCATATTCAACAAAAAGAAAATACTTTCAATGGATAACAAGCGCTAAAAAAGAAGAGACAAGAAGAAAAAGAATTGCTGATGCAATTTTAAAGTTAGAAACCAATACTAAGCTGTAA
- a CDS encoding sensor histidine kinase has protein sequence MLEEIYRDIIEGSQDAYVCFEVKNSNGILDKIKIIDMNKSYEKLSEQYEINILDLLPWECRSTINSGEILDKSSLSKKYSYEHYIGKNELFINVDLYNGKNDRFYLKFKILRTLNIGEVRISDIIRTAPFFAWIKDKDGKYVDVNNKFVELANLTYKHIIGKRDYDIWPENTAHQFIHEDKEVIEKEKKCDFESQVILAEDKVQYLQTVKWPTIGENGEIKGTIGLGLDINEKVQLRDDIKKNEQFFLEISNNIDDAIIIRNKEKCIYISNSFEKIFGFNPERLYEDITLWHNEWENIELIDGSIDYNNLEITSNIARVRNGKFDKWIQSRFVPVLGGNGQIVEKIGIISDITARKKLEEKLESLRMDFFANVSHEIRTPVTLILSCIQLLSAKIDMLDSEDQEYFYRYTHIMKQNSYRLLKLVNNLIDTTKIDSGNFTYNPQNHDIISFVENICMSVSQFVNMNNMNIIFDTDTEEKIISFDLDNMERIILNLLSNAIKYNKANGNIEVNINCKNNIQISIKDNGIGIPKSKQDRVFERFGQVKNKMKTEHEGSGIGLFLVKSLVELNGGKIILNSELSKGSEFVISLPDRMENDEVAATKIGFTQAKIDRMNIEFSDIYV, from the coding sequence ATGTTGGAGGAAATATATAGGGATATAATTGAAGGTAGTCAAGATGCATATGTTTGTTTTGAAGTTAAAAATAGCAATGGAATATTAGACAAGATAAAAATTATAGACATGAATAAATCTTATGAAAAATTGTCAGAACAGTATGAAATAAATATATTAGACCTATTGCCATGGGAATGTAGGTCAACTATAAATTCTGGCGAGATACTTGATAAATCTAGTTTAAGTAAGAAATATTCATATGAACACTACATTGGTAAAAATGAATTGTTCATAAATGTAGACCTATATAACGGTAAAAATGACAGATTTTACTTAAAATTTAAGATATTAAGAACATTAAATATAGGAGAAGTAAGAATATCAGATATTATTAGAACTGCACCATTTTTTGCATGGATAAAAGATAAAGATGGCAAATATGTTGATGTAAATAATAAATTTGTAGAGTTAGCTAATCTAACATATAAACACATAATAGGAAAAAGGGATTATGATATTTGGCCTGAAAATACCGCACATCAATTTATACATGAAGATAAAGAAGTAATTGAAAAAGAAAAAAAGTGTGACTTTGAGAGTCAAGTTATATTAGCAGAAGATAAAGTTCAATATCTTCAAACTGTAAAGTGGCCTACAATAGGTGAAAATGGAGAAATTAAAGGTACTATTGGGTTGGGGCTAGATATAAATGAAAAAGTACAGCTAAGAGACGATATAAAAAAGAATGAACAATTTTTTCTAGAAATATCTAATAATATAGATGATGCAATAATAATAAGAAATAAAGAAAAATGTATTTATATCAGTAATTCGTTTGAAAAAATATTTGGATTTAACCCAGAACGTCTATATGAAGATATAACTTTATGGCACAATGAGTGGGAGAATATAGAATTAATAGATGGAAGTATAGACTACAACAATTTAGAAATTACCTCAAATATAGCTAGAGTTAGAAATGGTAAATTTGATAAGTGGATACAAAGTAGATTTGTACCTGTATTAGGTGGTAATGGACAAATAGTTGAAAAAATAGGCATAATAAGTGATATAACTGCACGTAAGAAATTAGAGGAGAAACTAGAATCTTTAAGAATGGATTTTTTTGCAAATGTATCTCATGAAATAAGAACACCAGTCACCTTAATATTGAGTTGTATACAATTATTATCAGCAAAAATTGATATGTTAGACAGTGAAGATCAAGAATACTTCTATAGATATACACATATTATGAAGCAAAATAGCTACAGATTATTAAAATTAGTAAATAATTTAATAGATACAACCAAAATCGATAGTGGTAACTTTACATATAATCCACAAAATCACGATATTATTAGCTTTGTAGAGAATATATGTATGTCTGTATCACAATTTGTGAATATGAACAATATGAATATAATTTTTGATACAGATACGGAAGAAAAAATAATTAGTTTTGATTTAGATAATATGGAGAGAATCATATTAAATTTATTATCCAATGCTATAAAATATAACAAAGCTAATGGAAATATTGAAGTTAATATAAATTGCAAGAATAATATACAAATAAGTATAAAAGACAATGGAATAGGAATACCTAAGTCAAAACAGGACAGAGTGTTTGAACGATTTGGACAAGTAAAAAATAAAATGAAGACAGAACATGAGGGAAGTGGAATAGGCCTTTTCTTAGTAAAGTCATTAGTTGAATTAAATGGTGGAAAAATAATACTTAATAGTGAGTTAAGTAAAGGAAGTGAATTTGTAATAAGTCTGCCGGACAGGATGGAAAATGACGAGGTAGCGGCTACAAAGATAGGTTTTACACAAGCAAAAATAGACAGAATGAATATTGAATTCTCAGATATATATGTATAA
- a CDS encoding SHOCT domain-containing protein, translating to MDYKKNIVKTISYLWIIGAFVFCTINHLFEFSIVNKFIINSYMLRALIVMIIIPVIILLETIIKEELEKRKEEHNSKLKIGVVITIISLISFIFISTSYYEWSHGGSGITDNEMNFMGLLCVIVFTIGIILIKSPIKQINRKLKPIILKEEGQAKSEKEQASWYGVEKLKNCCQMEIYQITKTIGLVSDIADNRRESIKQEDNRQSLNNTKINASSDLIKKENSFRRLHSELSKAVTSNIISKEAIFSGMEIIQTNLVISETGAREITVKVKNNTMYHIDGSIKAIFYDENNKKIGIANLVLPHLGIVDEGYIKGICTDTDVNQEYSVKYEANNLWVIESLPNVDNENLMEVLRKSKTKKIDLSWAKIRDTKNLKKIINEDTNIYYDNVIDLGNVEYSNDLIKIFKKIELIDLDNNYEMRREIANILEISDINFSTAYNQLKKSDSIKIEDGFIKVVKSDIEMTEEDFCNLKSKIKSMSYEKLSKSNNNMRKMRNRTGSKYKSGRRKYDLIRFNYIGKKIQLSDKYGEPNKNGVYEINQKASLNNYLNKEITDRDSLYFFLERIKSNGIGVRLAPEVVKLRRKIVEGSMTPEEEQIKIEEIMIKFNFKQISKVNENNSSHQTIAQQLRNFKSLLDEGTITEEEFNKRKKELL from the coding sequence ATGGATTATAAAAAGAATATTGTAAAAACAATTAGTTATTTATGGATAATAGGTGCATTTGTTTTTTGTACTATAAATCATTTGTTTGAATTTAGTATAGTGAACAAGTTTATTATAAATTCGTATATGCTAAGAGCATTGATAGTTATGATTATAATACCAGTAATTATTTTATTAGAAACAATAATTAAAGAAGAACTAGAAAAAAGGAAAGAAGAACATAATTCAAAGTTAAAAATTGGAGTTGTAATTACAATCATATCTTTAATTAGTTTTATATTTATATCTACGTCATATTATGAATGGAGTCATGGAGGCTCAGGTATCACAGATAATGAAATGAATTTCATGGGGTTGCTGTGTGTAATCGTCTTTACTATAGGAATAATCTTAATTAAATCACCAATCAAACAAATAAACAGAAAGTTAAAACCAATAATATTAAAAGAAGAGGGACAAGCTAAATCTGAGAAGGAGCAAGCTTCTTGGTATGGTGTAGAAAAATTAAAAAACTGTTGTCAAATGGAAATATACCAGATAACAAAAACTATAGGTTTAGTTTCAGATATTGCAGATAATCGAAGAGAATCCATAAAACAAGAAGATAATAGGCAAAGTTTAAATAATACTAAAATAAATGCAAGTTCAGATTTAATTAAAAAAGAAAATAGTTTTAGAAGGTTGCATAGTGAATTATCAAAAGCTGTAACTTCCAATATAATTTCAAAAGAAGCAATTTTTAGTGGTATGGAAATAATACAAACAAACTTAGTAATTAGTGAAACAGGAGCTAGAGAAATAACTGTAAAAGTAAAAAACAATACAATGTATCATATAGACGGAAGCATAAAAGCTATTTTCTATGATGAAAATAATAAAAAAATAGGGATTGCAAACTTAGTTCTGCCACATTTAGGTATAGTTGATGAAGGATATATAAAAGGCATTTGTACAGATACTGATGTAAATCAGGAATATAGTGTTAAATATGAGGCAAATAATTTATGGGTAATAGAGTCTCTGCCTAATGTTGATAATGAAAATTTAATGGAGGTTTTAAGAAAATCAAAAACTAAAAAGATAGATTTATCTTGGGCTAAAATTAGAGATACTAAAAATCTTAAAAAAATTATAAATGAAGATACAAATATATACTATGATAATGTAATTGATTTAGGAAATGTAGAATACTCAAACGATTTAATTAAGATATTTAAAAAAATAGAATTAATCGATTTAGACAATAATTATGAGATGAGAAGGGAAATTGCAAATATATTAGAAATTAGCGATATTAACTTTTCAACAGCATATAATCAATTAAAAAAATCTGATTCTATTAAAATTGAAGATGGATTTATAAAAGTAGTTAAATCAGATATAGAAATGACTGAAGAAGACTTTTGTAATCTAAAAAGTAAAATAAAATCTATGAGTTATGAAAAGTTATCAAAATCAAATAATAATATGAGAAAAATGCGTAACCGAACAGGCTCAAAATATAAATCAGGTAGACGAAAGTATGATTTAATTAGGTTTAATTATATTGGTAAAAAAATACAATTATCGGATAAATATGGAGAGCCAAATAAAAATGGTGTTTATGAAATAAATCAAAAAGCTAGTTTAAATAATTATTTAAATAAAGAAATTACTGATAGAGACAGTCTTTACTTCTTTTTAGAAAGAATAAAGTCCAATGGTATAGGAGTTAGATTAGCTCCAGAAGTAGTTAAATTAAGAAGGAAAATTGTTGAAGGTTCAATGACACCAGAGGAGGAACAAATCAAAATAGAAGAAATAATGATAAAGTTTAATTTCAAACAAATATCAAAAGTAAATGAAAATAATAGCTCTCACCAAACTATAGCACAACAGTTAAGGAATTTTAAATCATTATTAGATGAGGGAACAATAACGGAAGAAGAATTTAATAAACGTAAGAAGGAATTACTATAA
- a CDS encoding DUF969 domain-containing protein: protein MELIGILIIIVGFTLKLDTIAVIVTAGISTGLVAQMGIGEILSTLGEAFITNRTTCLFMLTVPIIGLCERYGLKAKAIMLIKKASSLSTGILLSGYTFVRELTIGMGVTLGGHPQFVRPLVSPMAEGAAIAKYNEVEEEDLDKIKAYAAASDNIGNFYAQNIFIGNAGILLVASTMEGLGMPVDTLQLSKVAIPVAVIALAMWIGQNILLDRKLKKKYENRKKSSGGVA from the coding sequence ATGGAATTAATAGGAATATTAATAATAATCGTCGGTTTTACATTAAAACTAGACACAATAGCTGTCATAGTAACAGCAGGGATAAGTACGGGCTTAGTAGCTCAGATGGGAATAGGGGAAATTTTAAGCACACTTGGGGAAGCGTTTATCACAAATAGAACGACGTGTTTATTTATGCTTACAGTGCCAATTATAGGACTATGTGAAAGATATGGATTAAAAGCCAAAGCAATAATGCTTATAAAAAAAGCAAGTTCTTTATCAACAGGAATATTATTAAGTGGATATACATTCGTAAGAGAATTAACTATAGGAATGGGAGTTACTCTTGGAGGTCATCCACAATTCGTTAGACCTTTAGTAAGTCCAATGGCAGAAGGTGCAGCAATTGCTAAATACAATGAGGTAGAAGAAGAAGATTTAGATAAAATAAAAGCTTATGCAGCAGCATCTGATAACATAGGTAATTTCTACGCTCAGAACATATTTATTGGGAATGCAGGAATACTTTTAGTTGCATCTACTATGGAAGGTTTAGGAATGCCAGTAGATACATTACAATTATCAAAAGTTGCAATACCAGTAGCAGTAATAGCTTTAGCAATGTGGATTGGGCAAAATATATTATTAGATAGAAAATTAAAGAAAAAATATGAAAATAGAAAGAAAAGTTCAGGAGGTGTAGCATAA
- a CDS encoding DUF979 domain-containing protein, with the protein MDMTQVSNILLEVFYIMLGLYMGITMVFTLKDKNHKTRIGTAMFWGILAAVFIVGKYIPSTIVGLLVVVIAVLSATKQINIGTFKQLDETFTQLKAEKLGLKIFIPSLSIAVIAMLVAQFTSFSGTVAIGISSTVTLLVTFMITKAKPKELLEDTNRMYQSMGSFTILPQLLASLGVLFTAAGVGDKISSMISGVIPSGSILAGVIAYCVGMAVFTAIMGNAFAAFSVITVGVGIPFVFAQGGDPAVCSILALTAGYCGTLLTPMAANFNVLPAALLELKDKNAVIKAQAPIALTLLAVHVVLMYTLGF; encoded by the coding sequence ATGGATATGACGCAAGTTTCAAATATCTTATTAGAAGTATTTTACATTATGTTAGGCTTATACATGGGAATTACCATGGTATTTACTCTAAAAGATAAGAATCATAAAACGAGAATAGGTACAGCAATGTTTTGGGGTATATTAGCAGCAGTATTTATTGTAGGAAAATACATCCCAAGTACAATAGTTGGATTATTAGTAGTTGTTATAGCAGTTTTATCAGCAACTAAACAAATAAATATTGGAACGTTTAAACAACTAGATGAAACATTTACACAGTTAAAAGCAGAAAAGTTAGGTTTAAAAATATTTATTCCTTCTTTATCAATAGCAGTTATAGCTATGCTTGTAGCTCAATTCACATCTTTCTCTGGAACAGTAGCTATAGGAATATCATCTACAGTAACTTTATTAGTAACGTTTATGATAACTAAAGCAAAACCAAAAGAGCTATTGGAAGATACTAACAGAATGTATCAATCAATGGGTTCATTTACAATACTACCTCAACTATTAGCTTCACTAGGAGTATTATTTACAGCAGCAGGTGTGGGAGATAAAATATCTTCAATGATATCTGGTGTTATACCAAGTGGAAGTATATTAGCAGGAGTTATAGCATACTGTGTAGGTATGGCTGTATTTACAGCAATTATGGGTAATGCATTTGCAGCATTCTCAGTTATTACAGTAGGTGTAGGTATACCATTTGTATTTGCACAAGGTGGAGATCCAGCAGTTTGTTCTATACTTGCATTAACAGCAGGATATTGTGGAACGTTACTAACACCAATGGCTGCTAACTTTAACGTGTTGCCAGCTGCATTATTAGAACTTAAAGACAAAAACGCAGTAATAAAAGCACAAGCACCAATAGCTTTAACATTATTAGCAGTTCACGTTGTATTAATGTATACTTTAGGATTTTAA
- the pcp gene encoding pyroglutamyl-peptidase I, with product MKILLTGFDPFGGEPVNPAEEAVKRVRNNINGAEIIKITIPTVKNKSVAAIEKAIEMHNPDVVISVGQAGGRFDITPERVAINMDDFRIEDNEGNQPTDEIIQEDGQAAYFSNLPVKAMVKHMNDNNIPATLSNTAGTFVCNHVMYGILYMIDKKYPNIKGGFIHIPYMTSQVIDKKNTPFMSLDEIVKGLEFALEACTLYDEDVKVIGGEIC from the coding sequence ATGAAAATATTATTAACTGGATTTGATCCATTTGGAGGAGAACCTGTAAACCCAGCTGAAGAAGCTGTAAAAAGAGTAAGAAATAATATAAATGGAGCTGAGATTATAAAAATAACTATACCAACAGTTAAAAATAAATCAGTTGCAGCCATAGAAAAAGCTATAGAAATGCATAACCCGGATGTAGTAATATCTGTGGGACAAGCAGGAGGAAGATTTGATATAACTCCAGAAAGAGTAGCTATAAATATGGATGATTTTAGAATAGAAGATAACGAAGGAAATCAACCTACAGATGAAATAATACAAGAAGATGGACAAGCTGCATATTTCTCTAATTTACCAGTAAAGGCTATGGTAAAACATATGAATGATAATAATATACCAGCTACTCTATCTAATACAGCAGGAACTTTTGTATGTAATCATGTAATGTACGGAATATTATATATGATAGACAAAAAATATCCAAATATAAAAGGTGGATTTATACACATACCTTATATGACATCTCAAGTTATTGATAAGAAAAACACACCGTTTATGTCTTTAGATGAAATAGTAAAAGGATTAGAGTTTGCTCTAGAAGCTTGTACTTTATATGATGAAGATGTAAAAGTAATAGGCGGAGAAATTTGTTAA
- a CDS encoding gamma-glutamylcyclotransferase family protein yields MKNTNFFVYGSLREGFFNYEKYLQGKVYDLKPGKIENMSLYHMPYKGYPAIIHGNNAVVGEIVTINEDVYEETMKAMDKMEGFLGYENPENEYHKVLLEVENIHTKEKEKCFVYFYNKDKDDLFNKEALYIKSGNWKEYMLYQNL; encoded by the coding sequence ATGAAAAATACTAACTTTTTTGTTTATGGAAGTTTAAGAGAAGGATTCTTTAACTATGAGAAATACTTACAGGGGAAAGTATATGACCTAAAACCAGGGAAAATTGAAAATATGTCATTATATCATATGCCTTATAAAGGATATCCAGCCATAATACATGGTAATAATGCAGTTGTAGGTGAAATAGTAACTATAAATGAAGATGTTTATGAAGAAACTATGAAAGCAATGGATAAGATGGAAGGTTTCTTAGGATATGAAAATCCAGAAAATGAATATCATAAGGTACTTTTAGAAGTGGAAAATATTCATACTAAAGAAAAAGAAAAATGCTTTGTTTATTTTTATAATAAAGATAAAGATGACTTATTTAATAAAGAAGCATTATATATAAAATCTGGAAACTGGAAAGAATATATGTTATACCAGAACTTATAA
- a CDS encoding MarR family winged helix-turn-helix transcriptional regulator, whose product MDKYEAIKLDNQLCFSLYALSREVIKRYKPLLDKHGLTYTQYVAMLVMWEEEKIGFKELGKRLHLDSGTLTPVVKKLESMDLVIKYRNKEDDRVVTVELTEKGRSMKEEILDVPEQIYTLCCGQEVDLSCVKTQIDKLLNMLD is encoded by the coding sequence TTGGATAAATATGAAGCGATAAAATTAGATAATCAACTATGTTTTTCTCTATATGCACTATCAAGAGAAGTTATAAAACGATACAAACCATTACTTGATAAGCATGGACTAACTTATACACAATATGTGGCCATGTTAGTAATGTGGGAAGAAGAAAAAATAGGCTTCAAAGAATTAGGAAAGAGATTACATCTAGATTCTGGTACACTAACACCTGTAGTAAAAAAATTAGAATCTATGGATTTAGTAATAAAATATAGAAATAAAGAAGATGATAGAGTAGTCACAGTAGAGCTAACAGAAAAGGGAAGATCAATGAAAGAGGAAATACTTGATGTTCCAGAACAAATATATACTCTATGTTGTGGTCAAGAGGTAGACTTATCTTGTGTAAAAACACAAATAGATAAATTGTTAAATATGTTAGACTAA
- a CDS encoding glutathione peroxidase produces the protein MRFYDFKANKMNGQEVSMSDYKGKVVLVVNTASKCGLTPQFEGLEALYKEYKNQGLDILGFPCNQFANQEKGSNEEIHEFCQLNYGVSFTMFEKIDVNGNNAHPLYKYLKNEAKGLLGKEIKWNFTKFLIDSEGNVVKRYAPTVEPLKIKYDIENLLK, from the coding sequence ATGAGATTTTACGATTTTAAAGCAAATAAGATGAATGGGCAAGAAGTAAGTATGAGTGATTATAAAGGAAAGGTTGTATTAGTTGTAAATACAGCAAGTAAATGCGGATTAACTCCACAGTTTGAAGGTTTAGAAGCATTATACAAAGAGTATAAGAATCAAGGATTAGACATTTTAGGGTTTCCTTGTAATCAATTTGCAAACCAAGAAAAAGGAAGTAATGAAGAAATACACGAATTTTGTCAATTAAATTATGGAGTAAGTTTTACAATGTTTGAAAAAATAGATGTAAATGGTAATAATGCACATCCTTTATATAAATACTTAAAAAATGAAGCAAAAGGACTTCTAGGTAAAGAAATAAAATGGAATTTTACTAAGTTCTTAATAGACTCAGAAGGAAATGTAGTAAAAAGATATGCACCAACAGTAGAACCATTAAAGATCAAATATGATATAGAAAACTTATTAAAATAA
- a CDS encoding NAD(P)/FAD-dependent oxidoreductase — MSDRIDIAIIGSGPAGVSAALNASIRKKTFKIFGSKEISPKLVKAHKVNNYLGFYGKSGLEIRDEFAKHLESMDIDITEDKINNIYSMGDYFALMGTNNNYEAKTVILATGVNFGKPLKGEEELLGRGVGYCATCDAPLYKDKVVTIIAYNKHEESEANFIAQVASKVYYIPMYKEEVEVDSSIEIIKDTPVEIVGDKFVEKLVLKDREIETDGIFILRDSISPGQLVPGLQLDGNHIDVDRKMSTNLKGCFAAGDIVGTPYQYIKAAGEGNIAALSAVSYLDEQRRNNK; from the coding sequence ATGAGCGATAGAATAGATATAGCAATAATAGGAAGTGGGCCAGCAGGTGTATCTGCAGCTTTAAATGCAAGTATAAGAAAAAAAACATTTAAAATATTTGGTAGCAAAGAAATAAGTCCCAAATTAGTAAAGGCTCATAAAGTTAATAACTACCTAGGATTCTATGGTAAAAGTGGATTGGAAATAAGAGATGAGTTTGCTAAACACTTAGAATCAATGGACATAGATATAACAGAAGATAAAATAAATAACATATATTCAATGGGCGATTATTTTGCCCTAATGGGAACAAATAATAACTACGAAGCAAAGACTGTAATACTAGCAACAGGGGTAAACTTTGGGAAACCGTTAAAAGGAGAAGAAGAGCTTTTAGGTAGAGGGGTAGGATATTGTGCAACATGTGATGCTCCTTTATACAAAGATAAAGTAGTTACTATAATTGCTTATAACAAACATGAAGAGTCAGAAGCAAACTTTATAGCCCAAGTAGCTTCAAAGGTATACTACATACCTATGTACAAAGAAGAAGTCGAGGTAGATTCTTCAATAGAAATAATAAAAGATACTCCAGTAGAAATAGTAGGAGATAAGTTTGTAGAAAAACTAGTATTAAAAGATAGAGAAATAGAAACTGATGGTATATTCATACTTAGAGATAGCATATCTCCAGGTCAATTAGTACCAGGCTTACAATTAGACGGAAATCATATAGACGTAGATAGAAAAATGAGTACAAACTTAAAAGGGTGTTTTGCAGCAGGAGATATAGTTGGAACACCATATCAATATATAAAAGCAGCAGGAGAAGGTAATATAGCAGCCCTTTCTGCAGTATCTTACTTAGATGAACAAAGAAGAAATAATAAATAA
- the trxA gene encoding thioredoxin yields MAKIVNSNEFKEAIKEEGIVVVDFFANWCGPCKMLAPIFEELSNEMEGKTQFIKVDVDQSVDIAREYGVQSIPTMTIIKNGQPVETMVGFLPKDVIKSNIENYL; encoded by the coding sequence ATGGCTAAAATAGTTAATTCAAATGAATTTAAAGAAGCAATAAAAGAAGAAGGAATAGTCGTAGTAGATTTCTTTGCAAATTGGTGTGGACCTTGCAAAATGCTAGCTCCAATATTTGAAGAATTATCAAATGAAATGGAAGGAAAAACACAATTTATAAAAGTTGATGTTGACCAAAGTGTAGATATTGCAAGGGAATATGGAGTTCAATCAATACCGACAATGACTATCATAAAAAATGGACAGCCAGTAGAAACAATGGTTGGTTTCTTACCTAAAGATGTAATTAAATCAAATATAGAAAATTATCTATAA
- a CDS encoding creatininase, with the protein MTLVANMTWYEFNERKDKDVVILPVGSVEQHGPHLPLFTDTIISEGFANLLGDKVNGIVMPSINYGYKSQPASGGGPLFPGTIDLNGTTLINLVKDIIEELIRDGVRKIALVNSHFENQAFLLEAIDLVSKNMPADTKIIMMSWWDLITQNTIDKIFDEVEFPGWALEHAAITETSLILKFRPDLVHMDRLIDEKIDEVPTYQVYPIPKDLVPQSGLLSIGRTSTKEKGELIIEEALSKMIEIVNKEFICK; encoded by the coding sequence ATGACTTTAGTGGCAAACATGACTTGGTATGAATTTAATGAAAGAAAAGACAAAGATGTGGTAATACTACCTGTAGGTTCTGTTGAACAACATGGACCTCATCTACCTTTATTTACAGATACTATTATATCAGAAGGTTTTGCAAACCTTTTAGGTGATAAAGTAAATGGTATTGTTATGCCGTCTATAAATTATGGATACAAATCACAACCAGCTTCTGGTGGGGGTCCATTATTCCCTGGTACAATAGACTTAAATGGAACAACTTTAATAAATTTAGTAAAAGATATAATAGAAGAGCTTATTAGAGATGGTGTTCGTAAAATAGCACTAGTTAACTCTCATTTTGAAAATCAAGCTTTCTTATTAGAAGCAATTGATTTAGTAAGCAAAAATATGCCAGCTGATACTAAAATCATAATGATGAGCTGGTGGGATTTAATAACTCAAAATACTATTGATAAAATATTTGATGAAGTTGAGTTTCCAGGATGGGCACTTGAGCATGCAGCTATTACAGAAACTTCTTTAATATTAAAATTTAGACCTGATCTTGTTCATATGGATAGATTAATCGATGAAAAAATCGATGAAGTTCCTACTTATCAAGTTTATCCTATTCCAAAAGATTTAGTACCTCAGTCTGGTCTTTTATCTATTGGTAGAACAAGTACTAAAGAGAAGGGCGAACTTATTATTGAAGAAGCTTTAAGTAAAATGATTGAAATAGTTAATAAAGAATTTATATGTAAATAG